In Marmota flaviventris isolate mMarFla1 chromosome 17, mMarFla1.hap1, whole genome shotgun sequence, a single genomic region encodes these proteins:
- the Kcnj12 gene encoding ATP-sensitive inward rectifier potassium channel 12, translating to MTAASRANPYSIVSSEEDGLHLVTMSGANGFGNGKVHTRRRCRNRFVKKNGQCNIEFANMDEKSQRYLADMFTTCVDIRWRYMLLIFSLAFLASWLLFGVIFWVIAVAHGDLEPAEGRGRTPCVLQVHGFMAAFLFSIETQTTIGYGLRCVTEECPVAVFMVVAQSIVGCIIDSFMIGAIMAKMARPKKRAQTLLFSHNAVVALRDGKLCLMWRVGNLRKSHIVEAHVRAQLIKPRVTEEGEYIPLDQIDIDVGFDKGLDRIFLVSPITILHEIDEASPLFGISRQDLETDDFEIVVILEGMVEATAMTTQARSSYLANEILWGHRFEPVLFEEKNQYKIDYSHFHKTYEVPSTPRCSAKELVENKFLLPSANSFCYENELAFLSRDEEDEADGDQDGRSRDGLSPQPRHDFDRLQPGGGGALEQRPYRRESEI from the coding sequence ATGACCGCGGCCAGCCGGGCCAACCCCTACAGCATCGTGTCGTCGGAGGAGGACGGTCTGCACCTGGTCACCATGTCGGGCGCCAACGGCTTCGGCAACGGCAAGGTCCACACGCGGCGCCGGTGCCGCAACCGCTTTGTCAAGAAGAACGGCCAGTGCAACATTGAGTTCGCCAACATGGACGAGAAGTCGCAGCGCTACCTGGCGGACATGTTCACCACCTGCGTGGACATCCGCTGGCGCTACATGCTGCTCATCTTCTCGCTGGCCTTCCTGGCTTCCTGGCTGCTCTTTGGCGTCATCTTCTGGGTCATCGCCGTGGCCCACGGCGACCTGGAGCCGGCCGAGGGCCGTGGGCGCACCCCGTGCGTGCTGCAGGTGCACGGCTTCATGGCGGCCTTCCTCTTCTCCATCGAGACGCAGACCACCATCGGCTATGGGCTGCGCTGTGTGACTGAGGAGTGCCCCGTGGCCGTCTTCATGGTGGTGGCCCAGTCCATCGTGGGCTGCATCATCGACTCCTTCATGATCGGCGCCATCATGGCCAAGATGGCGCGTCCCAAGAAGCGGGCGCAGACGCTGCTGTTCAGCCACAATGCCGTGGTGGCCCTGCGCGACGGCAAGCTCTGCCTCATGTGGCGGGTGGGCAACCTGCGCAAGAGTCACATCGTGGAGGCCCACGTGCGCGCGCAGCTCATTAAGCCCAGGGTCACAGAGGAGGGTGAGTACATCCCGCTGGATCAGATTGACATCGATGTGGGCTTCGACAAGGGCCTGGACCGTATCTTCCTGGTGTCACCCATCACCATCCTGCACGAGATCGACGAGGCCAGCCCGCTGTTCGGCATCAGCCGGCAGGACTTGGAGACCGACGACTTTGAGATCGTGGTCATTCTGGAGGGCATGGTGGAGGCCACGGCCATGACCACGCAGGCCCGCAGCTCCTACCTGGCCAACGAGATCCTGTGGGGCCACCGCTTTGAGCCAGTGCTCTTTGAGGAGAAGAATCAGTATAAGATTGACTACTCCCACTTCCACAAGACCTACGAGGTGCCCTCCACACCCCGCTGTAGTGCCAAGGAGCTGGTGGAGAACAAGTTCCTCTTGCCCAGCGCCAACTCCTTCTGCTATGAGAATGAGCTGGCCTTCCTGAGCCGGGACGAGGAGGACGAGGCGGACGGAGACCAGGATGGCCGCAGTCGAGATGGCCTCAGCCCCCAGCCCCGGCATGACTTTGACAGGCTCCagcctggtggtggtggtgcccTTGAACAGCGGCCGTACAGAAGGGAGTCAGAGATCTGA